A stretch of the uncultured Desulfobacter sp. genome encodes the following:
- the rffA gene encoding dTDP-4-amino-4,6-dideoxygalactose transaminase, whose amino-acid sequence MQTAIPYNRPFIAGKELYNIAQAVIKHGHLAGDGYFTKQCQAWLQSRLGSPALLTHSCTAALEMAAILTDIRPGDEVIMPSYTFVSTANAFVLRGGVPVFIDIRQDTLNIDETLIEPAVTDRTKAIVPVHYAGVPCAMNEIMDIADRHGLMVIEDAAQALLSSDNNRFLGTIGDMGTLSFHETKNIISGEGGALLVNNPDLLDRAYMIWEKGTNRRQFFQGQVDKYTWMDIGSSFLPSDMTAAFLYAQLEQAEVIIKKRRELCDHYRVRLGLLEEKGLIRLAHGDSASGSHNGHIFYMITGALDERSRLITCLGNENIHAVFHYIPLHSSPAGKKFGRVSGDLKHTQDLSERVLRLPLYYEMSLDDVDRVADVICSFYNCG is encoded by the coding sequence ATGCAAACTGCAATTCCCTACAACAGGCCTTTTATTGCCGGAAAAGAACTTTACAATATTGCCCAGGCTGTTATCAAGCACGGTCATCTGGCAGGAGACGGTTATTTCACAAAGCAGTGCCAGGCCTGGCTGCAGAGCCGCCTGGGAAGTCCGGCGCTTTTGACCCATTCCTGCACAGCCGCCCTTGAGATGGCCGCAATCCTAACGGATATTCGCCCTGGGGATGAAGTTATCATGCCCTCCTACACCTTTGTTTCTACAGCTAATGCTTTTGTGCTGCGGGGAGGTGTGCCTGTTTTTATAGATATCCGGCAGGATACATTAAATATTGATGAAACTTTAATTGAACCGGCCGTGACGGACAGGACAAAAGCCATTGTACCTGTACATTATGCCGGCGTGCCCTGTGCCATGAATGAGATAATGGATATTGCGGACAGACATGGGCTCATGGTTATTGAGGATGCTGCCCAAGCGCTGCTTTCCTCGGACAACAATCGCTTTTTAGGCACCATAGGCGATATGGGCACCTTAAGTTTTCATGAAACCAAAAATATTATCAGCGGCGAAGGTGGGGCGCTTCTGGTAAACAATCCGGATCTGTTGGACCGTGCCTATATGATTTGGGAAAAGGGCACCAATAGACGACAGTTTTTCCAGGGACAGGTGGATAAATACACCTGGATGGATATCGGATCCTCTTTTCTGCCGTCGGATATGACAGCGGCATTTCTATATGCTCAGCTTGAGCAGGCTGAAGTCATTATTAAAAAGAGGCGAGAGCTCTGTGACCATTACCGGGTGAGGCTGGGCCTACTGGAAGAAAAGGGTCTTATTCGTCTGGCCCACGGAGATTCTGCATCAGGCAGCCATAACGGACATATCTTTTATATGATCACTGGGGCCTTGGATGAACGATCCCGATTAATAACCTGTCTTGGAAATGAAAATATTCATGCCGTATTTCATTATATCCCGTTGCATTCATCTCCTGCCGGAAAAAAATTCGGCAGGGTTTCCGGGGATTTGAAACATACACAGGATTTGAGCGAAAGGGTATTGCGATTGCCGCTTTATTATGAAATGAGTTTGGATGATGTGGACAGAGTCGCAGATGTTATCTGTTCTTTTTATAACTGCGGATAG
- a CDS encoding glycosyltransferase family 2 protein, with the protein MPDTVNALLDRSTIVIPAKNEAQGLETLLPDLLKHAKGARIIVVDDGSIDDTADICETYGVKTIRHLHSKGNGASIKSGARHSDSEILIFMDADNQHDPKYIRPLLEQLANGADMAIGARNNGSQANLSRLAANNFYNLVASWMVNEKVPDLTSGFRAVYRDKFLEFLDLLPNGFSYPTTITIAFFRAGYTVAYVPIKAKKRLGKSHVDIKKDGIRFLLIIFKIGTLYSPLKVFFPVSAGIFSTGLFYYLYTFLTAGRFTNMSALLFTSAIIIFLMGLVAEQINNLQYSLLSKNKG; encoded by the coding sequence ATGCCAGACACAGTAAACGCGTTGCTCGACAGATCCACCATTGTTATTCCGGCAAAAAACGAGGCCCAAGGGCTTGAAACGCTCCTGCCTGACCTCTTGAAACATGCCAAAGGTGCCAGGATTATTGTTGTTGATGACGGCTCCATAGATGACACCGCAGATATCTGCGAAACATACGGCGTGAAAACCATTCGCCACCTGCACAGCAAAGGCAACGGTGCTTCCATAAAAAGCGGTGCCAGGCACTCGGATAGCGAAATTCTCATCTTTATGGATGCCGATAACCAGCATGACCCTAAATACATCCGGCCCCTTTTAGAACAATTGGCCAATGGTGCGGACATGGCCATCGGCGCCCGGAATAACGGTTCCCAAGCCAATCTGAGCCGACTGGCAGCTAATAATTTTTACAATCTTGTGGCAAGCTGGATGGTAAACGAAAAGGTGCCGGACCTAACCTCAGGGTTTCGGGCGGTCTACCGGGATAAATTCCTAGAGTTTCTGGATCTCTTACCCAACGGCTTTTCATACCCCACCACCATCACCATCGCCTTTTTCAGGGCTGGCTACACCGTAGCCTATGTTCCCATAAAGGCGAAAAAACGCTTGGGCAAAAGTCATGTTGATATTAAAAAGGACGGCATCCGGTTCCTGCTGATTATTTTTAAGATCGGGACCCTGTATTCCCCGCTGAAAGTCTTTTTTCCGGTCAGCGCCGGTATTTTTTCCACAGGCCTGTTTTATTATCTGTACACATTCCTGACAGCCGGCCGGTTTACCAATATGTCTGCCCTGCTATTTACATCCGCCATTATCATTTTTTTGATGGGACTTGTGGCGGAGCAGATCAACAATCTCCAATATTCCCTGCTGTCTAAAAACAAGGGATAA
- a CDS encoding glycosyltransferase family 4 protein → MKVLFIPYVTNPFFFKLLEGIKEYISSISFDSELFWRDPCEFDLIHIHFPEAFYRSRRSKGNDPAESADLFIRRLSELHLSRVKIIWTVHNLVVHDSKCPDIDRKIYLAMIEHSNGIIFQSDSAEKQFNNAFSGAIRKKNVTIPHINYNDCYHNKVGRKEARDYLRLPQNGFIYLCLGKIRPYKNINAVVRAFKEISAKDKNAVLVIAGKPGALFRRLDRFYLKMNAVLHKRIHYIPKYIEDEEIQHYLNAADVCVFAYKKIFMSGTVILCATFSLPVITPSIGCLPDYVSEETGFLYDSKDDNALVQKMQAAMKCDLKKMGNAFKASQNHNDFRAIAKKTFDYYNLILEINT, encoded by the coding sequence ATGAAAGTCTTGTTTATCCCATATGTAACCAACCCCTTTTTTTTTAAATTGCTTGAAGGTATTAAGGAATATATTTCATCAATATCGTTCGATTCGGAATTATTCTGGAGAGACCCTTGCGAGTTTGATCTTATCCATATTCATTTCCCCGAAGCGTTTTACCGGTCAAGACGTTCTAAAGGAAATGATCCGGCAGAAAGTGCAGACTTATTTATTAGACGATTGTCCGAACTTCATCTAAGCAGGGTCAAAATTATTTGGACCGTTCATAATCTGGTAGTGCATGATTCTAAGTGTCCAGATATAGATAGAAAAATATACCTTGCCATGATTGAACATTCTAATGGGATTATTTTTCAATCCGACAGTGCAGAGAAGCAATTCAATAATGCTTTTTCTGGAGCGATTAGAAAAAAAAACGTAACCATCCCACACATCAATTATAATGATTGTTATCACAATAAGGTGGGTCGAAAAGAGGCGCGTGATTATCTTCGATTACCCCAAAACGGATTTATTTATCTGTGTTTAGGGAAAATTCGTCCTTACAAAAATATCAATGCCGTTGTCAGGGCATTTAAAGAAATATCAGCCAAGGATAAAAACGCTGTCTTAGTTATTGCCGGCAAACCGGGCGCATTGTTTAGGAGGTTAGATCGTTTTTATTTAAAGATGAATGCTGTGCTGCATAAAAGAATTCATTACATTCCTAAATATATAGAGGATGAAGAAATTCAGCATTATTTAAATGCAGCAGATGTATGCGTTTTTGCCTATAAAAAAATATTTATGTCAGGTACAGTCATACTATGTGCGACGTTTAGTTTACCAGTTATAACGCCATCAATCGGATGCCTTCCAGATTATGTAAGTGAAGAAACGGGTTTTTTGTATGATAGCAAGGATGATAATGCTCTTGTCCAGAAAATGCAGGCAGCTATGAAATGTGATTTAAAAAAAATGGGCAATGCTTTTAAAGCGTCCCAAAACCATAATGACTTTAGAGCAATTGCAAAAAAGACATTTGATTATTATAACTTAATTCTTGAGATAAATACTTAG
- a CDS encoding ABC transporter permease codes for MTQPLKTTIYSPESALARPWVLMKDMAGDLAASRELAWRLFLRNISAKYRQAFMGYLWAVFPPLLTSAIWIFLNSQKILNFSETDIPYPLYVLVGAIIWQVFVNAINTPILVVRDSASMIAKINFPREALILAAFLEILFNLAIQLVLLAAVFLYFRVPVSIQCVWAFGGLLSVIMAGMMTGILLTPLSILYGDVQQGLPMILQPLFYLTPIVYSPPETGIGAILATVNPISPLIRFTRELITTGDVVCLVSTLIISVFTCIMLLLGWILYRVAMPHLVERISA; via the coding sequence ATGACCCAGCCCCTTAAAACAACTATATATTCCCCGGAATCGGCACTGGCCCGTCCGTGGGTATTGATGAAAGATATGGCCGGGGACCTTGCCGCTTCCCGGGAACTGGCATGGCGGCTTTTTTTGAGAAACATCTCCGCCAAATACCGCCAGGCCTTTATGGGCTACCTGTGGGCGGTGTTCCCGCCACTGCTGACCTCGGCCATCTGGATTTTTCTCAACTCACAAAAAATATTGAATTTCAGTGAAACGGATATCCCTTACCCCTTGTACGTCCTTGTAGGTGCCATTATCTGGCAGGTGTTTGTCAACGCCATCAACACCCCTATCCTGGTGGTCAGGGACTCTGCTTCCATGATCGCAAAAATAAATTTTCCCAGGGAAGCCCTGATTCTGGCCGCATTTCTTGAAATTCTGTTTAATCTTGCCATCCAGTTGGTCCTGCTTGCCGCCGTTTTCCTGTATTTCCGGGTTCCGGTATCCATCCAGTGCGTCTGGGCCTTTGGCGGGCTGTTATCCGTGATCATGGCTGGGATGATGACCGGCATTCTGCTCACCCCTTTAAGTATTTTATACGGGGATGTCCAGCAGGGTTTGCCTATGATTCTTCAGCCCCTGTTTTATCTGACCCCCATTGTATATTCCCCCCCGGAAACCGGTATCGGCGCAATCCTGGCAACGGTGAATCCCATCTCTCCCCTGATTCGATTCACCCGGGAACTGATCACCACCGGAGACGTTGTCTGCTTGGTATCAACTCTCATCATTTCAGTCTTTACCTGCATAATGCTGCTGCTTGGCTGGATACTTTACAGGGTGGCCATGCCCCATCTTGTGGAACGGATTTCAGCATAA
- a CDS encoding glycosyltransferase: protein MTNSSKQYSPPLLSVWMITYQHANYIRDALDGVLMQQTDFPFKICIGEDGSDDGTREICQEYAERHPDIIRLFLRDREGDERKKYTAPFMFNMVETLRACEGKYIALCEGDDYWTDPLKLQKQVEFLENNEDFAITHHKTDLLKNGKIQSDELNINTPEVTTITDLAKGNYIRTLSVLFRNPQSKSFFITLPNCPIGDFPLYLAVLNYFQCKIRYFPETMGVYRLHKQGVYENKSSECKSNTFGETIENLIDSSILEQYEVVHILKNKHHNIYWKLYEKEKDEIKRLYYLQKSVKYSNKNIKELQKTVDDIQSNSFFKIYRKTKKILTILPKKI, encoded by the coding sequence ATGACGAATAGCTCAAAACAGTATAGCCCTCCTCTTCTTAGCGTCTGGATGATTACGTATCAGCATGCGAATTATATTCGTGATGCACTTGATGGTGTACTCATGCAACAGACCGATTTCCCTTTTAAGATATGTATTGGCGAAGATGGCTCGGACGACGGAACGCGTGAGATATGTCAGGAATATGCTGAGCGTCATCCTGATATAATTCGCCTGTTTTTGCGAGATCGAGAAGGTGACGAACGAAAAAAATATACTGCACCATTTATGTTCAATATGGTTGAAACTCTTAGGGCCTGCGAAGGAAAATATATTGCATTATGCGAAGGGGACGATTACTGGACAGATCCGCTAAAACTGCAAAAGCAAGTCGAATTTTTAGAAAACAATGAAGACTTTGCCATCACTCACCATAAAACGGACTTGTTGAAAAATGGTAAAATACAATCCGATGAGCTAAATATAAACACACCGGAAGTTACAACGATAACCGATCTTGCCAAAGGAAATTACATTAGAACGCTTTCGGTGCTTTTCCGTAACCCTCAATCTAAATCTTTTTTTATAACGCTCCCAAATTGTCCGATTGGGGATTTTCCATTATATTTAGCTGTCTTAAATTATTTTCAGTGTAAAATTAGATATTTCCCTGAGACTATGGGAGTATACAGGCTACATAAACAGGGAGTTTATGAAAATAAATCTAGTGAATGTAAAAGCAATACTTTTGGTGAAACAATAGAAAATTTGATAGATAGTTCTATTTTAGAACAATACGAAGTAGTTCATATATTAAAAAATAAGCATCATAATATTTATTGGAAATTATATGAAAAAGAAAAAGACGAGATTAAAAGGCTATACTATCTACAAAAATCAGTAAAATATTCCAATAAAAACATCAAAGAATTGCAGAAAACTGTTGATGATATACAATCAAACTCTTTTTTTAAAATATACAGAAAAACGAAAAAAATTTTAACTATTCTCCCAAAAAAAATATAG
- a CDS encoding sulfotransferase family 2 domain-containing protein, whose translation MPFSKHKKAIFIWIPKTAGTSLTHKFQNRRIFVREGRQYLWGRIPEPQRTEYQAANWQHISSLKIIEEFGEEIWRRSFKFTVVRNPYDRLVSFYEYSRIARKNINSVQWGKPDPGTFEEWLSKEKPLGQLHYLTDTNGKILVDYIAKLETLQKDLLYICFKLKVLPFILPKLNRSKRRPYQTYYNPQIKGIVDRYYGNEIERFGYTF comes from the coding sequence ATGCCTTTCTCAAAGCATAAAAAAGCCATTTTTATTTGGATACCCAAGACAGCTGGCACAAGCTTGACCCACAAATTTCAAAACCGGCGAATATTTGTAAGAGAAGGGAGGCAATATTTATGGGGCAGAATTCCAGAGCCTCAGCGAACAGAATATCAGGCTGCGAATTGGCAGCATATATCTTCCTTAAAAATAATAGAAGAATTTGGAGAGGAAATTTGGCGGAGAAGCTTCAAATTTACCGTAGTCCGCAACCCATATGACCGGCTCGTCTCTTTTTATGAATACAGCCGGATTGCCAGAAAAAATATAAATTCAGTACAGTGGGGTAAACCAGACCCCGGAACGTTTGAAGAATGGCTCTCTAAAGAAAAGCCCTTAGGACAGCTTCACTATCTTACAGACACTAACGGCAAAATTCTTGTTGATTACATTGCCAAACTGGAAACCTTACAAAAGGATTTATTGTATATTTGTTTTAAGCTTAAAGTTCTGCCGTTTATACTTCCCAAGCTAAATAGAAGTAAACGTAGACCATATCAGACATATTATAATCCTCAGATAAAAGGGATTGTAGATAGATATTACGGTAATGAAATAGAACGATTCGGTTACACTTTTTAA
- a CDS encoding methyltransferase domain-containing protein — protein sequence MNDRKGIVFKKAIPSRLKASLMVLFGRAKAVPIDRSHENREAKYVCPVCDQQVHSFKPLDSLYFQKFNDMGFIHSVYQFETLNISAYSCPFCGASDRERLYAIYIKDNFISSDPNIKLLDIAPGKALQQLIINRWSGMYRSADFEMQGVDDEVDITNMSVYQDSSFDFFICSHVLEHVENDVKAISELFRILRSGGKGIVMAPILLTLKTDYENPDATTADDRWKHFGQDDHVRMYSKSGFIQKLTDAGFKVSQLGIDNYGKAFFYKNGIHKRSVLYVVKKPENM from the coding sequence ATGAATGATAGAAAAGGGATAGTGTTTAAAAAAGCCATACCTTCGCGGCTTAAAGCAAGCCTAATGGTGCTGTTTGGACGAGCAAAGGCCGTACCGATAGACAGATCTCATGAGAATCGTGAGGCGAAATACGTTTGTCCCGTTTGCGACCAGCAGGTTCATTCGTTTAAACCTTTGGACTCTTTATATTTCCAAAAATTTAATGACATGGGGTTTATTCATTCTGTTTATCAATTTGAGACTCTGAATATTTCAGCCTATTCATGCCCTTTTTGTGGGGCTAGCGACAGGGAGAGATTATACGCAATATATATTAAGGATAATTTCATTTCTTCAGATCCCAACATCAAGCTACTTGACATTGCCCCAGGCAAGGCACTTCAGCAATTAATCATTAATCGCTGGTCAGGAATGTATCGCTCGGCAGACTTTGAGATGCAAGGGGTTGATGACGAAGTTGATATCACAAACATGTCTGTGTATCAGGACTCTTCTTTTGACTTTTTCATCTGCTCCCATGTCTTAGAGCACGTGGAGAATGATGTTAAAGCAATTAGTGAATTATTTAGAATATTACGCTCTGGAGGCAAAGGTATTGTGATGGCTCCTATTCTGTTAACACTTAAAACGGACTACGAGAACCCTGATGCTACGACGGCTGACGACAGATGGAAGCACTTTGGACAGGATGACCATGTAAGAATGTACTCAAAGTCAGGATTTATTCAAAAACTTACTGATGCAGGATTCAAAGTAAGTCAGCTTGGCATTGATAACTATGGGAAAGCTTTTTTTTATAAGAATGGAATTCACAAGCGATCCGTTCTTTATGTTGTTAAAAAACCAGAAAATATGTAA
- a CDS encoding DegT/DnrJ/EryC1/StrS family aminotransferase: MNKKILHVGSPNIGNRRKFHKYVDEIFNRRWLTNRGGLVLELERKLAEFLGVEHCIAMCNGTIALEIAIRALELSGEVIVPSMTFIATAHALQWQEIKPVFCDIDRQTYTLDPVQIERHITPNTSAIIGVHTFSRPCDIDGLQEVADKNGLKLLFDAAHAFGCSYKGQTIGRFGNCEVLSFHATKFFNTFEGGAIATNDDALAEKIRLMQNFGFAGEDSVIYIGTNGKMNEVSAAMGLVNLDSIDEFLATNKRNYKTYKTGIQQIDGLTLAEYDHSEKCNYQYIVLEVGDDYPLNRDELVDKLRSMNVLARRYFWPGCHKMEPYKSLQPNANLLLPITEDVANRIVVMPNGTQIDGQMIRTLLETLR, from the coding sequence ATGAACAAAAAAATATTACATGTAGGCTCCCCAAACATAGGCAACCGTAGAAAGTTTCACAAATATGTTGATGAAATATTTAACCGTCGCTGGTTGACAAATCGAGGGGGACTCGTACTTGAATTAGAGCGCAAATTGGCGGAGTTTCTTGGCGTTGAACATTGCATCGCCATGTGCAACGGTACGATAGCGCTTGAAATTGCGATTCGGGCTCTTGAATTAAGTGGAGAAGTTATTGTTCCGTCTATGACCTTTATTGCAACCGCCCACGCTCTGCAATGGCAGGAAATAAAACCAGTCTTTTGCGATATTGATCGCCAAACATACACCCTTGACCCAGTTCAGATAGAACGGCATATCACCCCGAATACCAGCGCAATAATTGGTGTTCACACCTTCAGTCGCCCGTGCGATATAGATGGATTGCAGGAGGTGGCCGACAAAAACGGGTTGAAGTTATTGTTCGACGCTGCCCACGCCTTTGGTTGTTCATATAAAGGACAAACTATCGGGCGGTTTGGAAATTGTGAAGTCCTGAGCTTTCATGCCACAAAATTTTTCAACACATTTGAAGGTGGTGCCATTGCTACCAACGACGATGCTTTAGCTGAAAAAATACGATTAATGCAGAATTTTGGCTTCGCGGGTGAAGACAGCGTTATCTATATCGGCACGAACGGAAAGATGAATGAAGTATCCGCCGCCATGGGGCTGGTTAATTTAGACTCCATTGATGAATTTTTAGCTACTAATAAACGCAATTATAAAACCTATAAAACTGGAATCCAACAGATTGATGGATTAACATTGGCGGAATATGATCATTCAGAAAAATGCAACTATCAGTACATCGTCCTGGAAGTGGGAGATGACTATCCACTGAATCGAGATGAGCTGGTTGATAAATTGCGTAGCATGAATGTTCTGGCCCGACGATATTTTTGGCCTGGTTGTCACAAGATGGAACCCTATAAGTCGCTACAGCCTAATGCCAACCTATTGCTCCCAATCACCGAAGATGTTGCTAACCGAATCGTTGTTATGCCAAACGGCACACAGATTGATGGACAGATGATAAGAACGCTACTGGAGACTCTCCGGTGA
- a CDS encoding glycosyltransferase family 2 protein translates to MKSNQAYVYILILNYNSSKDTIELYNQLQNINYRKYFILVIDNNSTDNSKEILTQSIPLQYLLLNQKNLGYAGGNNIGIKKALSDNADYVWILNPDIRVETDTLRILVEHARKKRGVAAVAPRICNRKNKYTIYSDGGILNIEKGFQTSHLNKNKYICDVNDNIESREVDYVNGSCILIDLSYLDHIGFFREDFFLYFEETEWCLRAINLGFKLESVYKTKCFHRSSSKNFRYFYYMTRNRIYLSIIANRNIKESIKYEINKIRFYLITFRLKIAFFKACGLAHALLILLFNRGLLNT, encoded by the coding sequence ATGAAATCGAATCAAGCATATGTTTACATATTAATCTTGAATTATAATTCCAGCAAAGATACCATTGAATTGTATAATCAACTTCAGAATATTAATTACCGTAAGTATTTTATATTGGTAATTGATAATAATTCTACTGATAATTCAAAAGAAATTTTAACACAAAGTATTCCTTTACAATATTTATTGTTAAATCAAAAAAATTTAGGGTATGCTGGTGGAAATAATATCGGAATAAAAAAAGCGCTATCAGATAATGCGGACTATGTGTGGATTTTAAATCCTGATATCCGGGTCGAAACGGATACGTTAAGGATACTTGTTGAGCATGCAAGAAAAAAACGAGGAGTTGCTGCTGTCGCACCAAGAATTTGTAATAGGAAAAATAAATATACAATCTATTCGGACGGCGGAATTTTAAATATTGAAAAAGGGTTTCAAACATCTCATCTAAACAAAAACAAATATATTTGTGATGTAAACGATAATATCGAATCAAGGGAAGTAGATTATGTGAACGGTAGTTGCATCTTAATAGACCTTTCATATCTTGACCATATTGGGTTTTTTCGAGAAGATTTTTTTTTATATTTTGAGGAGACTGAGTGGTGTTTAAGAGCTATAAATTTAGGGTTTAAATTAGAATCCGTCTATAAAACTAAATGTTTCCATCGTTCAAGCAGTAAAAATTTTAGATATTTCTACTACATGACAAGGAATAGAATTTATCTATCGATAATAGCGAATAGAAATATAAAAGAAAGTATAAAATATGAAATCAATAAAATTCGATTTTATCTTATAACTTTTCGATTAAAGATCGCTTTTTTCAAGGCCTGCGGTTTAGCTCATGCTCTTTTAATATTACTTTTCAATAGAGGTCTGTTAAACACCTAA
- a CDS encoding ABC transporter ATP-binding protein: MIPGKGNIPELRKDEFWAVNDISFELKRGECLGLIGHNGAGKSTLLKMLNGLIKPDHGRITMKGRIGALIELNAGFNPILTGRENVYIYGAILGFTKDEIDSKYEAIVEFAEMNNFMEMPFRSYSSGMKVRLGFAVAAQMEPDVLIIDEVLAVGDMGFILKSLNRMDEILRNAAVVFVSHNMPLVYRVSNNLILMNKGRACHSGDVSEGIDRYHSMFAPIASFLENQNVEIISITINDLDAIEKPVQLHRLSDMVINLHLKISLSYQSPSVALIFYDKELKGVAEYFHKDGLLSNEKGILKLKYIFEKILFSKGVYSFTVLVMDGERGKILLRAQSVAYFQVIAKRNIWTAFELEGQLSQYE, from the coding sequence ATGATTCCTGGAAAAGGAAATATTCCGGAATTGAGAAAAGATGAATTTTGGGCGGTCAACGACATTTCTTTTGAATTGAAACGGGGGGAATGTTTAGGGCTGATCGGTCATAATGGGGCCGGAAAGAGTACCCTGCTCAAGATGCTCAACGGTCTTATTAAACCGGACCATGGCAGAATTACAATGAAAGGCCGCATTGGCGCATTAATTGAACTTAATGCCGGATTCAATCCTATTCTTACAGGCCGGGAGAATGTTTATATTTACGGTGCTATTCTGGGTTTTACCAAGGACGAAATCGACAGCAAATATGAGGCTATTGTTGAGTTTGCGGAGATGAACAATTTTATGGAAATGCCTTTCAGGTCCTACAGTTCCGGCATGAAGGTGAGGCTTGGGTTTGCTGTGGCGGCCCAGATGGAGCCGGATGTACTGATTATTGATGAGGTTTTGGCGGTTGGGGATATGGGGTTTATTTTGAAATCTTTAAATCGTATGGATGAGATTTTAAGGAATGCTGCTGTTGTATTTGTCTCACACAATATGCCCCTGGTTTATCGGGTAAGCAACAACTTGATTCTGATGAACAAGGGGCGAGCGTGCCATTCAGGTGATGTGAGCGAAGGAATCGACCGCTACCATAGCATGTTTGCTCCTATTGCTTCCTTTCTTGAAAATCAAAACGTTGAGATTATTTCAATAACGATTAATGATCTTGATGCCATAGAGAAGCCAGTTCAACTTCATCGTTTGAGTGATATGGTGATCAATTTGCACCTGAAGATTAGCTTGAGCTATCAATCTCCGTCAGTTGCTCTAATCTTTTACGACAAAGAACTTAAAGGTGTTGCAGAGTATTTCCATAAAGACGGCTTGTTGTCCAATGAAAAGGGTATATTAAAATTGAAATATATCTTTGAAAAAATTTTGTTTTCTAAAGGGGTTTACTCGTTTACCGTTTTGGTAATGGATGGTGAGAGGGGAAAGATACTGTTGCGGGCTCAGTCCGTCGCTTATTTCCAAGTGATAGCAAAGCGAAATATCTGGACAGCTTTTGAATTGGAAGGTCAGCTTTCTCAATATGAATGA
- a CDS encoding dTDP-4-amino-4,6-dideoxyglucose formyltransferase: MTIKKTLILTDNPYAYSLALELDRLHGDIDVYQSPNGPLKEVYRLNVHAEADMLIDTYDLIISIHCKQLFPKKMIDKIRCVNVHPGLNPYNRGWFPQVFSIINGLPCGVTIHEIDEKLDHGGIIIQKKYNIEPWDTSGSAYAKILSMEKELLLEWFTIIRDKKYQIKLPNKEGNINYKSDFDSLKLIDLNQKGTFGEFINRLRALTHSDFQNAYFIDDSGRKIFIKVDLKPEESFTEIKMAKSGHNFSQRYEHDE, encoded by the coding sequence ATGACAATTAAAAAAACTCTCATATTGACCGACAATCCCTATGCATACAGTTTAGCACTCGAGCTTGATCGACTTCATGGTGATATAGATGTGTATCAATCACCCAATGGTCCTTTAAAAGAGGTATATCGCTTAAATGTACACGCTGAGGCAGATATGCTCATCGATACCTATGATCTAATCATATCAATACACTGCAAGCAACTGTTCCCCAAAAAAATGATAGATAAAATACGCTGCGTCAATGTTCATCCAGGCTTAAATCCCTACAATAGAGGGTGGTTCCCGCAAGTATTTTCAATTATTAATGGTCTTCCATGCGGCGTCACAATCCATGAAATTGACGAGAAACTTGATCATGGGGGCATCATCATTCAAAAAAAATATAATATTGAACCTTGGGATACATCTGGATCAGCCTACGCTAAAATATTGAGTATGGAAAAAGAACTGCTACTGGAGTGGTTCACCATCATTCGCGACAAAAAGTATCAAATTAAGCTGCCCAATAAAGAAGGTAATATTAACTACAAAAGTGACTTCGACAGCCTAAAATTGATCGATTTAAATCAAAAAGGCACATTTGGCGAATTTATCAATAGACTACGAGCGCTTACTCATAGCGATTTCCAAAACGCATATTTCATAGATGATTCAGGACGCAAAATTTTTATTAAAGTTGACCTAAAGCCAGAAGAAAGCTTCACAGAAATTAAGATGGCAAAAAGTGGACACAATTTTTCTCAAAGATATGAACATGACGAATAG